A DNA window from Undibacterium sp. YM2 contains the following coding sequences:
- a CDS encoding pre-peptidase C-terminal domain-containing protein, translating to MRTSSNLQLLTGISMAVAMLFNTAQASAEQWAPTATKATRIPTTVSSKSVATLMQAGTPTQISVALKLRNKAELDAITTGILNGKNVKTISNAEFMNRFAPTTAQVQSVVNYLKASGFVNITVSDNRMLVTADGAAATVKTAFNTDLQTFSIDGRTVHANTTDAQIPQSLSDIVLAVHGLQNVHTYRTHLVRPNANTLASTGHNPTEFSAIYNASGLPSAVNATIGIITQGSMTQTIKDLNTFTAKAGYPTANVETVTIGSPSTDTSGIGEWNMDTQDALATAGGTIKKMVLYTANTLNLTDITAAYNRAVSDNVAKVINVSLGMCENDAKNGGITASNDQIFQTAVAQGQTFAVSSGDSGAYECGGPGTSQSYPSASPYVISVGGTLLNTSGTTWVSESVWSCTTAANCQASASGGAGGGPSLTEAAPSWQISSGVLGSATKRGTPDISFNADPASGALVIVNGSNQQIGGTSLAAPIFTGFWARVQSMNNNSLPFPAAAIYQKAASTPGMFHDVTTGSNGGYTAKAGWDYASGFGSLNMANFAAAMGSTPPPPNVLVKDVPITGINVATGANLVYTFAVPAGATNLSFKTTGGTGDADLYVQVGSAPTTTTYLQKSDGSTSTETVTIASPTAGTYYVLLNGYTTSNGVNLVATYQTGTPGNVLNNGVPVTGISLASGASSVYTFVVPAGRPTVTFKTSGGSGDADLYVKLGSAPTTSSYLQKSDGASNNESITINSPAGGTYYVMVKAYSAISGLSLVATD from the coding sequence ATGCGTACCAGCAGTAACCTACAACTACTAACCGGCATTTCCATGGCCGTTGCCATGCTGTTCAACACGGCACAGGCATCTGCCGAACAATGGGCGCCAACAGCGACCAAGGCAACCAGGATACCTACAACGGTGTCATCCAAATCGGTGGCAACACTGATGCAGGCAGGCACGCCAACTCAAATATCGGTTGCACTCAAGCTGCGTAACAAGGCTGAGCTTGATGCCATCACCACCGGCATCCTGAACGGCAAAAACGTGAAGACGATTTCGAATGCCGAATTCATGAACCGCTTTGCACCGACCACAGCCCAGGTGCAATCGGTCGTGAATTACCTGAAGGCCAGCGGTTTCGTCAACATCACGGTGTCTGACAACCGCATGCTGGTGACTGCAGATGGTGCGGCAGCAACGGTAAAAACGGCGTTCAACACTGACCTGCAAACCTTCAGCATCGATGGCCGTACTGTGCATGCCAACACCACCGATGCACAGATCCCGCAATCGCTGTCTGACATCGTGCTGGCTGTGCATGGTCTGCAAAACGTGCACACCTACCGCACTCACCTGGTCAGGCCCAATGCCAATACACTGGCAAGCACCGGGCACAACCCTACCGAGTTCTCGGCGATCTATAACGCCAGTGGTCTACCCAGCGCTGTGAATGCCACCATAGGCATTATCACGCAAGGCAGCATGACACAAACCATCAAGGACTTGAACACCTTCACTGCCAAAGCCGGTTACCCGACTGCGAATGTGGAAACCGTGACGATAGGTTCACCCAGCACAGATACTTCCGGTATCGGTGAATGGAATATGGATACGCAAGATGCGCTGGCAACTGCAGGCGGCACGATCAAAAAGATGGTGCTCTACACAGCCAACACACTGAACCTGACTGACATTACGGCAGCCTATAACCGCGCGGTCAGTGACAACGTGGCCAAGGTCATCAACGTGTCTTTGGGTATGTGTGAAAACGATGCGAAAAATGGTGGTATCACGGCCAGTAATGACCAGATATTCCAGACAGCGGTGGCACAGGGCCAGACTTTTGCAGTCTCGTCCGGTGACTCTGGTGCGTATGAATGCGGTGGCCCAGGTACTTCACAAAGCTATCCATCGGCTTCACCTTATGTGATCTCGGTGGGTGGTACCTTGCTCAATACTTCTGGCACAACCTGGGTATCTGAATCGGTATGGTCTTGCACCACGGCGGCAAATTGCCAGGCATCTGCCAGCGGTGGCGCTGGTGGCGGGCCATCCCTAACAGAAGCAGCACCTAGCTGGCAAATCAGTTCCGGCGTTTTGGGTTCTGCAACCAAACGCGGCACGCCAGATATCTCGTTCAATGCTGACCCTGCCAGCGGTGCTTTGGTAATCGTCAATGGCTCCAACCAGCAGATCGGTGGTACCAGCCTGGCTGCACCTATCTTCACCGGCTTTTGGGCTCGGGTACAGTCGATGAACAATAACAGCCTGCCCTTCCCTGCTGCTGCGATCTATCAAAAAGCAGCCAGCACACCGGGCATGTTCCACGACGTGACCACCGGCAGCAATGGCGGTTATACCGCCAAGGCAGGCTGGGATTATGCCAGTGGTTTTGGTAGCCTGAACATGGCTAACTTTGCCGCCGCCATGGGTTCTACACCGCCACCACCAAATGTACTGGTCAAGGATGTACCGATCACAGGCATCAACGTGGCAACAGGTGCCAACCTGGTATATACCTTTGCAGTGCCAGCCGGTGCGACCAACCTGAGCTTCAAAACCACAGGTGGCACAGGCGATGCTGATTTGTATGTACAAGTGGGTTCTGCTCCAACGACCACGACCTACCTGCAAAAGTCTGACGGTTCTACCAGCACTGAAACCGTGACTATCGCATCACCAACAGCAGGCACTTACTATGTCCTGCTGAATGGTTATACGACATCCAACGGTGTCAACCTGGTGGCAACTTACCAGACCGGCACACCAGGTAATGTATTGAACAATGGCGTACCAGTCACAGGCATCAGCCTGGCCTCTGGCGCATCATCGGTCTATACCTTCGTGGTACCTGCTGGTCGCCCAACAGTGACATTCAAAACCAGCGGTGGCTCTGGCGACGCTGACCTGTATGTCAAACTGGGCTCTGCACCAACGACCTCGTCTTACCTGCAAAAATCTGATGGTGCCAGCAACAATGAAAGCATCACCATCAATTCACCAGCAGGCGGCACTTACTATGTCATGGTCAAGGCCTATAGCGCGATCAGCGGCCTGAGCCTGGTCGCAACAGACTAA
- a CDS encoding paraquat-inducible protein A gives MSEQEYRHIPATGLAGQTGASAGLITCDICEALCCTHDEAATHCPICGATLHLRHKDSLTKSLAYLVAATILYIPANLLPVMQTNTIFGTQDDTIMSGVLVLMYTGSWPLALLVFFASIVVPLLKLFSISLLLYTCSKKSTWNPLQRTQLFRMIEAVGRWSMLDVYVVTVLVALVQFKSLAAIHPGGGALAFGAVVVLTMLSAQSFDSRLIWVAKTHE, from the coding sequence ATGTCTGAGCAAGAATACCGCCACATCCCCGCTACCGGGCTGGCAGGCCAGACCGGCGCCTCTGCCGGGCTGATCACCTGTGACATTTGCGAAGCCCTGTGCTGCACCCACGACGAGGCCGCCACCCACTGCCCCATCTGCGGTGCCACCCTGCATTTGCGCCATAAAGACAGCCTGACCAAATCCCTGGCTTACCTGGTTGCGGCGACAATACTCTACATCCCCGCCAACCTCTTGCCGGTCATGCAAACCAATACCATCTTTGGTACGCAGGATGACACCATCATGAGCGGGGTGCTGGTGCTGATGTATACAGGCTCATGGCCGCTGGCCTTGCTGGTATTCTTTGCCAGCATCGTCGTGCCCTTGCTGAAACTGTTTTCGATCAGCCTGCTGCTTTACACCTGCTCAAAAAAATCGACCTGGAACCCGCTGCAGCGCACCCAGTTATTCCGCATGATAGAGGCGGTGGGCCGCTGGTCCATGCTGGATGTGTATGTCGTGACAGTACTGGTGGCGCTGGTGCAGTTTAAATCCCTGGCAGCGATACACCCCGGCGGCGGTGCGCTGGCCTTTGGTGCGGTGGTGGTGCTGACGATGCTGTCGGCACAAAGCTTTGATTCACGTTTAATCTGGGTAGCAAAGACGCATGAGTGA
- a CDS encoding IS110 family transposase — protein sequence MQSPLCIGVDVAKSEVVIACSESSFPVRAVPNELAALKKFLKQLPPGSSIAMEATGTYHQMLADLAFQMGLHVYVLNPKDTRHYAKGVGARAKTDNVDAMLIARYLAHEIKELRRYEPATPEQRTMDELLKRRAKIVSLKTALRLTCDGAPSLKVKSARLLDSFTELLKQIDQDIARLNKDIPKRDEQVCRLQSIAGVGLLTSSWLANLFDRVRFTNSDAVVAFVGMDPRPCDSGQKRGRRRLSKRGPAEGRRLLFNAGMAAAKSKVWAPVYQHYRQLGWPSTATIMIIARKILRIAFSLIKNGVDFNSDLISIKT from the coding sequence ATGCAATCCCCGTTATGCATAGGTGTTGATGTGGCGAAATCTGAGGTCGTTATCGCCTGCTCTGAAAGCAGTTTCCCAGTGCGTGCTGTTCCTAATGAATTAGCTGCTTTAAAGAAATTCCTGAAACAACTGCCACCTGGCTCGTCTATTGCGATGGAAGCAACTGGCACCTATCACCAGATGCTGGCCGACCTGGCTTTCCAGATGGGCCTGCATGTTTATGTGCTCAATCCTAAAGATACCCGTCATTATGCGAAAGGGGTTGGGGCGCGAGCCAAGACTGACAACGTCGATGCCATGCTCATTGCACGTTATCTGGCCCATGAAATCAAGGAACTGCGTCGCTATGAACCAGCTACGCCGGAGCAACGCACGATGGATGAACTGCTTAAACGCCGGGCTAAAATTGTTTCTCTAAAGACGGCTTTGCGTCTGACCTGTGATGGAGCACCATCACTGAAAGTGAAGTCAGCCAGGCTTTTAGACAGCTTCACAGAATTACTCAAGCAAATCGATCAGGACATTGCCAGATTGAATAAGGATATTCCCAAGCGTGATGAACAAGTCTGCCGCTTGCAATCCATTGCAGGAGTCGGACTATTAACGAGTTCCTGGCTGGCCAATCTGTTTGACCGCGTTCGCTTCACAAACAGTGATGCTGTCGTTGCATTTGTCGGTATGGACCCACGTCCGTGTGACTCTGGCCAAAAGCGTGGACGCAGGAGGTTGTCCAAGCGAGGCCCTGCTGAAGGGCGCCGCTTGCTATTTAACGCTGGTATGGCGGCAGCAAAATCAAAGGTATGGGCACCTGTGTACCAACATTACCGTCAGCTTGGCTGGCCATCAACGGCCACCATTATGATCATCGCACGTAAAATACTGCGGATTGCTTTTAGCTTGATCAAGAACGGCGTTGATTTTAATTCTGATCTCATCTCGATAAAAACTTGA
- a CDS encoding SH3 domain-containing protein, producing MKSPNFLAVNFFLLAAMVQADASARRAEQPPRWVTADEVRVRQGPDMTQKVVGVLHRGAALILKDTTEHAGYCLIEGEGQYGYVACKYLSADHIARPVAGEAGIDAAQRWVSGTALTLRQAGQADAPVIKSLSLNSIVKLLNEGAGNTYCEVQIADGTRGYTACRYLAKTPVVVAHIQGVTYGDGPRPANFDPVKAFWLDPGWQALENYANYLKERHPEITAAGPWPRDEALEKMKAHLALGLKGKKPEPYADWQEIKRRAAQNLEFKRESTRLAAEGKKIPADMWERENRMENLANELSTTTGLWDIDRSAGENDMGYIFRLLRKLEFPAVRPSFFRSEADLAPPNVTPEQAGGRFDIIYRQLTTPRRAPKQNEEISYAGLYDMRSRVQVLTRPVQRVQLFRDGRLISNPSYMRVSETLWRDVDERGCENFTPGFSYGESDNSIWNYFDDGGSPDAYRISSQKASSKLNPPGSVYAFYTTSTLPAATAKITTSSVKLDRQQTGFIAGTYLNYDLDGDGIADIAIWEGQGKGPGHLGGSTKTDDRWIRLVLVNINGAWKLLGSDRFIYGCGC from the coding sequence ATGAAATCACCTAACTTCTTAGCCGTAAATTTCTTTCTGCTGGCCGCCATGGTGCAAGCAGATGCCAGCGCCAGACGGGCAGAACAGCCGCCGCGCTGGGTCACGGCGGATGAAGTGCGGGTGCGGCAAGGCCCGGACATGACGCAAAAAGTAGTAGGCGTATTACACCGTGGCGCAGCCCTGATACTGAAGGACACGACCGAGCATGCCGGTTACTGCCTGATTGAAGGTGAAGGCCAGTATGGCTATGTGGCCTGCAAATACCTGAGCGCCGACCACATAGCCAGGCCCGTGGCCGGTGAGGCAGGCATAGATGCGGCGCAACGCTGGGTCAGTGGCACGGCGCTGACACTACGCCAGGCAGGGCAGGCCGATGCGCCGGTGATAAAAAGCCTGTCCCTCAACAGCATCGTCAAACTGCTCAATGAGGGCGCAGGCAATACCTATTGCGAAGTACAAATCGCTGATGGCACACGTGGCTACACCGCTTGCCGCTACCTGGCCAAAACACCCGTGGTGGTGGCGCATATCCAGGGTGTCACCTACGGGGATGGCCCTCGCCCTGCAAACTTTGATCCGGTAAAGGCATTCTGGCTGGACCCAGGCTGGCAGGCACTGGAGAACTATGCCAACTATCTCAAGGAACGCCACCCTGAAATAACTGCAGCAGGCCCCTGGCCTCGCGATGAAGCCCTGGAAAAAATGAAGGCACATCTGGCACTGGGCCTGAAGGGCAAGAAGCCTGAGCCCTATGCCGACTGGCAAGAGATCAAGCGCAGGGCCGCGCAAAACCTGGAATTCAAACGGGAAAGCACTCGCCTGGCCGCAGAGGGGAAAAAAATCCCGGCTGATATGTGGGAACGTGAAAACCGCATGGAGAATCTCGCCAATGAACTCAGCACGACAACAGGCTTGTGGGATATAGACAGATCAGCAGGTGAAAATGATATGGGATATATCTTCCGCCTGCTGCGCAAGCTTGAATTTCCTGCCGTGCGCCCGTCTTTCTTTCGTAGCGAAGCGGACCTGGCCCCTCCGAATGTGACGCCAGAACAAGCAGGCGGCCGGTTTGACATCATCTACCGCCAGTTGACCACGCCGCGCCGTGCACCCAAACAAAACGAAGAAATAAGCTATGCAGGTCTATACGATATGCGCAGTCGCGTCCAGGTGCTGACGCGACCAGTGCAACGGGTACAATTATTTCGCGATGGCCGCCTGATCAGCAACCCCAGCTATATGCGCGTCAGCGAAACCCTGTGGCGTGACGTCGATGAGAGAGGATGTGAAAACTTCACTCCGGGCTTTTCCTATGGTGAATCCGACAATTCGATATGGAATTATTTCGATGATGGCGGTTCACCAGACGCGTACAGAATCAGTAGCCAAAAAGCCAGTTCAAAATTGAATCCACCAGGTAGTGTATATGCCTTTTATACTACGTCGACATTGCCAGCCGCCACGGCAAAAATCACGACAAGCTCTGTGAAACTGGACCGGCAGCAAACCGGCTTTATCGCGGGCACTTATCTGAACTATGATCTGGATGGTGACGGCATCGCCGACATCGCCATCTGGGAAGGCCAGGGCAAAGGCCCCGGTCACCTCGGTGGCTCAACGAAGACAGACGACCGCTGGATTCGCCTGGTGCTAGTCAATATCAACGGTGCATGGAAGCTGCTGGGCAGCGACAGATTCATCTATGGTTGCGGGTGTTAA
- a CDS encoding ester cyclase produces MNSTSNSSRNSFGIYSRKAMQMAAAIALLGTSLTAAFGATTETRGSAPAAIKPTHQTRVTTAHQALTNQWISLWNGNLDLANSIIAPDFALHATLLDGRPDTAISGPAGLTAWVAQSHALFKNLRFTVQVGPIVDGNFAVLRWEATGNYGGGIPGADAAVGTPLKFTGTDILRIEGGKVKDYWLHADTASLLTQLKFGQAAAAN; encoded by the coding sequence ATGAACTCAACTAGCAACTCATCCAGAAACTCATTTGGAATATATTCCCGTAAAGCCATGCAGATGGCCGCCGCAATTGCATTGCTGGGCACGAGCCTGACTGCGGCTTTTGGCGCGACCACCGAGACAAGGGGATCTGCCCCTGCCGCAATCAAGCCAACGCACCAAACCCGCGTGACCACAGCACATCAGGCACTGACTAATCAATGGATTTCGCTGTGGAATGGCAATCTGGATTTGGCCAATTCCATTATTGCCCCCGATTTTGCCTTGCATGCCACCTTGCTTGATGGCCGCCCCGACACTGCAATTAGTGGCCCCGCCGGGCTCACAGCCTGGGTCGCGCAAAGCCATGCACTGTTCAAAAACCTGCGCTTCACGGTACAAGTCGGCCCCATTGTCGATGGCAATTTTGCAGTGCTGCGCTGGGAGGCAACGGGCAACTATGGCGGTGGAATACCCGGTGCCGATGCAGCCGTGGGAACACCTTTGAAATTCACAGGTACAGACATACTCCGTATCGAAGGCGGTAAAGTAAAAGACTATTGGCTGCACGCCGATACGGCAAGCCTGTTGACGCAGTTAAAGTTTGGGCAGGCAGCAGCTGCGAATTAA
- a CDS encoding ligand-binding sensor domain-containing diguanylate cyclase: MVVLKLMFVLTLAIWVVPARSQQIPLRYYTQLDGLSNLSVTAMASDADGYMWVGTENGLFRCNGAEFRRYAQEQGLPDPFIAALYVDEQRRLWVGNNEGLFLKQGERFVPILHNGKKLPITPGQKFYSSPDGSLYFISQQHLYALNMASGQPQLQVILPNQQNLAQATPDTLYGLYREKNGDFWLGCGSSICQYSGNQIHVWDAAQGVPGDQWLSFHRDNSGQLWARGEQHIVVLQASEKHFTDRTPPGDILHKKGLVTWISADAEGRILSNADQSLIRWNKDHWENFDRKNGLKIAGGLTALLYDKDGGMWLGSRGLGLIKWLGSGNWESWTMAQGMPDDVALSMVRDKDGVLHIGTRSGPAQLRPGQRQFSSMNDGLEKLDHQWSGMVVDNSGVVWGSTYSGQLMRFDAKAQVYQQMASLPQIFRMLPDRQGNIWLATIEGLFVFDANASKINVVRPAGLDGLQIPKGVNFRDLCLSPNGNIWFMARDHLLRFDGKNWATFEVRYNGQSPYMSAISCTAENDLWLGTRHAGLLRASASASISNGVLQLRQQESPVLKNKIIFSLLEDSRGWLWAGTDAGIAVWNKKQWRLFNQSNGFVWNETNGHSFYEDNDAAMWVATSNGISHILKPENLFKEHQLNTLIESIHRDGNSYASDKPLALAWSPQPLELVLASLNFRNRSALEFHYRLSGLEENWSSSTTPKVRYTALEPGSYRFEYFVSNADAQQTSAVKSLDLIIQPPWWRTIWFYLLLATALLMLVFTLHRYRLRKLTELQARTEAIVRERTRELEISREELKVRALRDGLTSAWNRSAMMEMLDMEIGKAQRQQTPLLLALLDLDHFKRINDTYGHPAGDAVLVEVVRRLNATVRQSDAVGRYGGEEFLIIIPGLDVAHGKGLIERLLKSVREKEISISEHQSIAVTSSFGVIAFDPQNPMTAAELISHADQALYRSKQQGRNRVEYVE; encoded by the coding sequence ATGGTCGTATTGAAGTTGATGTTCGTGTTAACGCTGGCGATATGGGTAGTACCTGCCCGGTCGCAACAAATACCGCTACGCTACTACACCCAGCTCGACGGTCTGAGCAATCTCTCAGTCACGGCGATGGCGAGTGATGCTGACGGCTATATGTGGGTGGGCACAGAGAACGGACTATTTCGCTGTAACGGCGCAGAATTTCGTCGCTACGCCCAGGAACAAGGCTTGCCCGATCCATTCATCGCCGCCTTGTACGTGGATGAACAGCGGCGGCTATGGGTGGGAAATAATGAAGGCCTCTTTCTCAAGCAGGGCGAGCGCTTTGTGCCCATACTCCACAATGGCAAAAAACTGCCGATTACACCTGGCCAGAAATTCTATTCTTCACCGGATGGCAGCCTGTACTTCATCAGCCAGCAACATCTGTATGCGCTGAACATGGCCAGCGGCCAGCCGCAGTTGCAGGTGATACTTCCGAACCAGCAAAATCTCGCGCAAGCAACGCCAGATACCCTGTATGGTCTTTATCGTGAAAAAAACGGTGATTTCTGGCTGGGTTGCGGTTCATCGATCTGTCAATACTCAGGCAATCAAATTCATGTATGGGATGCAGCGCAGGGTGTACCGGGCGACCAGTGGCTGAGTTTTCACCGCGACAACAGCGGGCAACTCTGGGCCAGGGGTGAGCAGCATATCGTGGTTTTGCAGGCCAGCGAAAAACACTTCACCGACAGGACACCACCAGGCGACATCCTGCATAAAAAAGGCCTGGTTACCTGGATATCTGCCGATGCAGAAGGACGCATACTCAGCAATGCCGACCAGTCACTGATACGCTGGAATAAAGATCACTGGGAAAATTTTGACCGGAAGAATGGATTGAAAATAGCAGGCGGCCTGACTGCCCTGCTATATGACAAAGATGGTGGCATGTGGCTGGGTTCACGCGGCCTGGGCCTGATCAAATGGCTGGGTTCTGGCAATTGGGAAAGCTGGACCATGGCCCAGGGCATGCCTGACGATGTTGCCCTTTCCATGGTCAGGGACAAGGATGGGGTTTTGCATATAGGTACACGCTCTGGCCCGGCACAACTACGTCCCGGTCAACGGCAATTCAGCAGCATGAATGACGGACTGGAAAAGCTGGACCACCAATGGTCAGGCATGGTGGTCGACAACTCTGGCGTGGTATGGGGCAGCACTTATTCCGGGCAGTTGATGCGTTTTGACGCAAAGGCGCAGGTCTATCAACAAATGGCAAGCCTGCCCCAGATTTTTAGAATGCTGCCAGACCGCCAGGGCAACATCTGGCTGGCGACCATAGAAGGCTTGTTCGTCTTTGATGCCAATGCCAGCAAGATCAATGTCGTGCGCCCCGCTGGCCTGGATGGTTTGCAGATTCCCAAGGGCGTCAATTTTCGGGATCTGTGCCTGAGCCCGAACGGCAACATCTGGTTTATGGCACGCGATCACCTGCTGCGCTTTGATGGCAAAAACTGGGCTACTTTCGAAGTGCGCTACAACGGCCAGTCACCTTATATGTCCGCCATCAGTTGCACTGCAGAGAATGACTTGTGGCTAGGTACGCGTCACGCAGGCCTCTTACGTGCCAGTGCCAGTGCCAGCATCAGCAACGGCGTCTTGCAGTTACGCCAGCAAGAGTCTCCCGTCTTAAAGAACAAGATCATCTTTTCCTTGCTGGAAGACAGCCGTGGCTGGCTGTGGGCAGGCACCGATGCCGGCATCGCCGTCTGGAATAAAAAACAGTGGCGGCTATTCAATCAAAGCAATGGCTTCGTCTGGAACGAAACCAATGGTCACAGCTTTTATGAAGACAACGATGCCGCCATGTGGGTGGCCACCAGCAACGGTATCTCACACATACTCAAACCTGAGAACCTGTTTAAAGAACATCAACTCAATACCCTGATAGAAAGCATCCATAGAGATGGCAACAGCTACGCCAGCGACAAACCGTTGGCGCTGGCCTGGTCACCCCAACCGCTGGAACTGGTGCTGGCCAGCCTTAATTTCAGGAACCGCAGCGCGCTGGAATTTCATTACCGGCTCAGTGGGCTGGAAGAAAACTGGTCAAGCTCAACGACACCCAAAGTGCGCTACACCGCGCTTGAACCTGGCAGCTACCGCTTTGAATACTTTGTCAGCAATGCCGATGCCCAGCAAACCTCGGCGGTCAAATCGCTGGACCTAATCATACAGCCGCCGTGGTGGCGAACCATCTGGTTTTACCTGCTGCTTGCCACCGCTTTGCTGATGCTGGTTTTTACCCTCCACCGCTATCGCCTGCGCAAGCTGACCGAGCTACAGGCTCGTACTGAAGCCATCGTCCGAGAACGCACACGTGAACTGGAAATATCCCGCGAAGAACTCAAGGTGCGCGCCTTGCGTGATGGCCTGACATCTGCCTGGAACCGTTCTGCCATGATGGAAATGCTGGACATGGAAATCGGCAAGGCACAACGCCAGCAAACGCCCTTGCTCCTGGCCCTGCTTGACCTCGATCACTTCAAGCGCATCAACGACACCTACGGCCACCCTGCTGGTGATGCCGTCTTGGTCGAGGTGGTGCGCCGCCTGAATGCCACAGTGCGCCAGTCAGACGCGGTTGGCCGCTATGGTGGCGAAGAATTCCTGATCATCATCCCCGGGCTTGATGTCGCGCATGGCAAGGGCCTCATCGAAAGACTGCTCAAATCAGTCCGCGAAAAAGAAATCAGCATCAGCGAACACCAGTCCATCGCCGTCACCAGCAGCTTTGGCGTCATCGCCTTTGATCCACAAAACCCGATGACAGCCGCCGAACTCATCTCGCACGCCGACCAGGCCTTGTACCGCTCCAAACAACAAGGCAGGAACAGAGTTGAGTATGTGGAATGA
- a CDS encoding LysR family transcriptional regulator, with translation MNAEPNWEWYRTFLMVIDTGSLSAAGRAMGMTQPTVGRHIDSLEKALDLKLFTRTFDGFAPTEAALELKPYAADVAATAAALRRVASSHGSGVRGTVRVTASEVTCVEVLPPVLTALRRQHPELMIELVLSNRVDDLLHREADIAVRMVNPEQDALIAKRAGAIELGFFAHQRYVADFGIPKTMDELPRHTIIGFDQENAFLRKVRSKFPTLEPSSFALRTDSDLAQLAAIRAGYGIGVCHSALAARDKDLVRVLKTQFSVNLDLWVAMHEDLRDSPRCAVTFAALTAGLKDYVKKHA, from the coding sequence ATGAACGCTGAACCGAACTGGGAGTGGTACCGTACCTTCTTGATGGTCATCGACACCGGCTCGCTGTCGGCTGCAGGGCGGGCGATGGGCATGACGCAGCCTACTGTTGGCCGCCATATAGACAGCCTGGAGAAGGCGCTGGATTTAAAACTGTTCACGCGCACGTTTGACGGCTTCGCGCCAACTGAGGCGGCACTGGAGCTCAAACCCTATGCCGCCGACGTTGCTGCCACTGCTGCGGCACTGCGCAGGGTTGCCAGCAGCCATGGATCAGGTGTGCGCGGCACGGTGCGGGTAACTGCCAGTGAAGTCACCTGTGTCGAAGTACTGCCGCCTGTCCTGACGGCATTGCGGCGGCAACACCCTGAATTGATGATAGAACTGGTGCTGTCTAACCGTGTCGATGATCTCTTGCACAGAGAGGCAGACATCGCCGTGCGCATGGTCAACCCAGAGCAAGACGCCTTGATCGCTAAGCGTGCCGGTGCAATTGAACTAGGTTTTTTTGCCCACCAGCGCTATGTGGCTGACTTTGGCATACCAAAAACGATGGATGAGCTGCCAAGGCATACCATCATTGGCTTTGACCAGGAAAACGCCTTCCTGCGTAAAGTGAGGTCAAAATTCCCCACGCTTGAGCCCTCGTCATTTGCCTTGCGCACCGACAGTGACCTGGCCCAGTTGGCGGCAATCCGCGCGGGCTATGGCATAGGGGTTTGCCATTCTGCGCTGGCCGCGAGGGACAAAGACCTGGTCCGCGTTTTAAAAACACAGTTCTCGGTCAACCTGGATTTATGGGTCGCCATGCATGAAGACCTGCGCGACAGCCCGCGTTGTGCCGTGACATTTGCGGCGCTCACGGCGGGTTTGAAGGACTATGTCAAGAAGCATGCTTGA
- a CDS encoding paraquat-inducible protein A → MPYFLDFYLTLHHNVKPAIKPAHHFIVCHECDLVCADVPVATGEAASCPRCRAILYRNGTASVDVALALAITSVILLLLLNCFPLLSLKVQQVTRDTTLFHAALAMWDDGMHILSLLVIITTMLAPTLQISVAVYLLYVIRFGDAGLALGAPLRALQTLRPWSMVEIFMLGLLVSLVKLQHMADIVIGPALWSCASLIFFTAALTSVLTPRNIWLWANAAKASKAATGVSHV, encoded by the coding sequence TTGCCTTATTTCCTTGATTTCTACCTGACCCTGCACCATAACGTGAAGCCCGCCATCAAGCCTGCCCATCATTTTATCGTCTGCCATGAATGCGACCTGGTCTGTGCGGATGTGCCGGTCGCCACGGGTGAGGCGGCGAGTTGCCCGCGTTGCCGGGCTATCTTGTACCGCAATGGCACTGCCAGCGTCGACGTGGCGCTGGCGCTGGCGATCACTTCGGTGATCCTGCTATTGCTGCTCAACTGCTTCCCGCTGCTGTCGCTGAAGGTGCAGCAGGTCACGCGCGACACCACGCTTTTTCATGCGGCGCTGGCGATGTGGGATGATGGCATGCACATCCTCTCGTTGCTGGTGATTATCACCACCATGCTGGCACCGACCCTGCAAATCTCGGTGGCGGTGTATCTTTTGTATGTGATCCGTTTTGGTGATGCCGGGCTGGCGCTGGGTGCGCCCCTGCGTGCGCTGCAAACCCTGCGGCCCTGGAGCATGGTCGAGATTTTCATGCTGGGCTTGCTGGTGTCGCTGGTCAAGCTGCAACACATGGCCGACATCGTCATTGGCCCGGCCCTGTGGTCTTGCGCCTCGCTGATCTTTTTTACGGCTGCGCTGACCTCGGTGCTGACGCCGCGCAATATCTGGCTGTGGGCAAACGCCGCCAAAGCCAGCAAGGCAGCCACCGGGGTAAGCCATGTCTGA